One genomic segment of Candidatus Cloacimonadota bacterium includes these proteins:
- the mfd gene encoding transcription-repair coupling factor: NKLETFLNKSHNFKRLHTFMHSPGDIRISGLNSSAKALALSYIFDISKKSIVLVTENDSIAQHLYDDLDVLIGKKDIYHLAGYELLPYEPFSPRKTVQLERSNTLSAAVNNQKGTYIVSLRELLRKIAHPEIFRKYLLTLEKDYEYSIDAILSHLVSAGYQHTSQVTQPGEISKRGGILDIYSPQHENPHRLEFWGDEITSIREFDLSSQLSLREDISKIAVQPIKELSLEYLKSPLPDKLSSRIAEHGFYEGIEQDLSLLLEKTSSFLDYFLPETCMLTLDEEEKFTSAEIHLFDEVNENYEKKISHLNPENVPKPDELFDSYSDLSSKAFKRLHFTNAEIIGVTSYVEFSCKSQMNYNSKLELLTDDVAELLKKNYAVFIQSDNLSQSNRMRTMLSDFEDKVQFHVGVFQNGFVLEDANLAIFTDHEIFNRYRQKRRFAHFKKAEALSDYEALKPGDYIVHIDYGIGIFQGIENISVQDRNMDCLLLQYADNDKVYVPTDQLQQVAKFVTQEGIIPELHKLDSTRWESTKKKLKKDVEQIAADLLYLYAQRKISTGYAFTKDTEWQKDVEASFIYEDTADQIKATEDVKADMESAIPMERLICGDVGFGKTEVAVRSAFKAVMDSKQVAFLVPTTILAEQHYVTFTERLKDYPVRIDMLSRFVTPKAQKQITERIKYGESDIIIGTHRLLSKDVEFKDLGLIIIDEEQRFGVRHKERLKALKHNVDVLMLSATPIPRTLNMALTGVKDMTIMNIPPENRLPVRTAVIEYNEDVILASIRREIDRQGQVFFLHNRVETIYGMEEKLSALMKDVSFRVAHAQMSARELEQVMLDFYHHQFDVLICTTIIESGIDIPNTNTIIINRADTLGLAQLYQLRGRVGRSDHQAYAYLIIPKKITKTAHERLLTIEQHEGLGSGLNIAMRDLEIRGAGNILGKKQHGIMNMIGMNFYNQLLKRAIDKIKKGEERDIFKVERYKTKIQCEIPFSLPEYYIEDDAIRLDFYKRLNNLEEETDIQSLKNEMRDRFGPLPPVAEYVFKYYYVSFLLARTSIASLLVGKRKLVIDIDGHILTKNRIEEIVKNIPYEVQFNMTKGARITILLPHNKIDSFTVNFDVCIQILKILGAHKT, from the coding sequence ATAATAAACTCGAAACGTTTCTGAACAAGTCACACAATTTCAAACGATTGCATACGTTCATGCATTCGCCGGGGGACATACGCATTTCTGGTTTGAACAGCTCTGCGAAAGCGCTGGCTTTGAGTTATATTTTTGATATATCTAAAAAATCAATTGTGCTTGTGACTGAGAATGATTCGATCGCTCAACACCTGTATGATGACCTCGACGTGCTGATCGGGAAGAAAGATATTTACCATCTTGCAGGATATGAACTGCTACCGTACGAGCCCTTCTCACCAAGAAAAACAGTTCAACTGGAAAGGAGTAATACGCTTTCTGCTGCTGTTAATAATCAAAAAGGAACATACATTGTCTCTCTGCGAGAACTCCTTCGAAAAATAGCTCATCCAGAAATATTCAGAAAGTATCTTCTCACGCTTGAAAAAGATTACGAATACTCGATCGATGCGATCTTATCACATCTTGTTTCTGCTGGATACCAACATACTTCGCAGGTAACGCAGCCGGGCGAGATAAGCAAGCGCGGTGGGATACTGGACATCTACTCTCCTCAACATGAAAATCCTCACAGGCTGGAATTCTGGGGAGATGAGATCACCTCCATCCGTGAGTTCGATCTTTCTTCACAGCTTTCTCTCCGTGAAGATATTTCGAAGATCGCTGTTCAGCCGATCAAGGAACTATCTTTAGAGTATTTGAAATCCCCTTTACCGGACAAACTAAGCAGCCGCATTGCAGAACACGGATTTTACGAGGGGATCGAGCAGGACCTTTCCTTGTTGCTTGAGAAAACATCCTCATTCCTGGATTATTTTTTACCTGAAACATGTATGCTCACTCTTGATGAAGAAGAGAAATTTACCAGTGCAGAAATTCATCTTTTTGACGAGGTGAATGAAAATTACGAAAAGAAAATTTCTCATCTAAATCCTGAGAATGTGCCCAAGCCGGATGAGTTGTTCGATTCATATTCAGATTTAAGCTCAAAAGCATTCAAGAGACTTCATTTCACAAATGCAGAAATCATCGGAGTCACATCGTATGTAGAATTTTCCTGCAAATCGCAGATGAATTACAATAGCAAACTTGAGCTTCTCACCGATGATGTTGCAGAGCTTCTCAAAAAGAATTATGCAGTCTTCATTCAGTCCGACAACCTGAGTCAAAGCAACCGAATGCGAACAATGCTGTCTGATTTCGAAGATAAGGTACAATTTCATGTTGGTGTATTCCAGAACGGTTTTGTCCTCGAGGATGCCAATCTTGCAATTTTTACCGACCATGAAATATTCAACCGGTACAGGCAGAAAAGACGGTTCGCCCATTTTAAAAAAGCAGAAGCGCTGTCAGATTATGAAGCACTCAAACCGGGTGATTACATCGTTCATATCGATTATGGCATTGGTATATTTCAAGGAATAGAGAACATTTCAGTACAAGACAGAAACATGGACTGCCTGCTTCTTCAATATGCGGATAATGATAAAGTTTATGTTCCGACCGATCAGCTTCAGCAGGTTGCGAAATTCGTAACCCAGGAAGGCATCATTCCCGAGTTACACAAGCTGGACAGCACACGCTGGGAAAGCACTAAGAAAAAACTCAAGAAAGATGTCGAGCAAATCGCTGCTGATCTTCTTTACCTGTATGCACAACGCAAAATTTCGACCGGTTATGCTTTCACAAAAGATACCGAATGGCAGAAGGATGTCGAAGCATCATTTATTTATGAGGATACTGCAGACCAGATCAAAGCAACAGAAGATGTCAAGGCAGACATGGAATCCGCAATCCCAATGGAGCGTCTTATCTGTGGTGATGTAGGATTCGGGAAAACTGAAGTCGCAGTCCGGTCTGCCTTTAAAGCAGTTATGGACAGCAAGCAGGTTGCATTTCTCGTACCTACCACGATCCTTGCCGAGCAGCATTATGTGACTTTTACCGAGCGCTTGAAAGATTATCCTGTTCGCATCGATATGCTGAGTAGATTCGTAACACCGAAAGCTCAGAAGCAGATAACCGAGCGAATCAAGTATGGGGAATCCGACATTATAATCGGTACGCACCGACTTCTTTCAAAAGATGTCGAGTTCAAGGATCTCGGGCTCATTATAATCGATGAGGAACAACGATTCGGTGTGCGACATAAAGAACGGCTGAAAGCTCTCAAACATAATGTCGATGTGCTCATGCTTTCAGCAACACCGATCCCGCGAACGCTGAATATGGCACTAACCGGTGTCAAAGATATGACGATCATGAACATCCCACCTGAGAACCGCTTGCCAGTTCGAACAGCTGTCATCGAATATAATGAGGATGTGATCCTTGCTTCGATTCGCAGAGAGATCGACAGGCAGGGACAGGTTTTCTTTCTTCATAACAGAGTTGAAACGATCTATGGCATGGAAGAAAAACTTAGCGCACTCATGAAAGATGTGAGTTTCCGTGTAGCACATGCACAGATGTCTGCGCGCGAATTGGAGCAGGTCATGCTGGATTTCTACCATCATCAATTTGATGTCCTTATCTGCACCACGATCATCGAATCCGGTATCGATATCCCAAACACGAACACCATCATTATTAATCGCGCCGACACATTAGGACTTGCACAACTCTACCAGTTAAGGGGGCGAGTTGGTCGATCAGATCACCAGGCTTATGCATACCTCATTATACCTAAAAAAATTACAAAAACAGCACATGAACGACTGCTTACCATCGAGCAGCACGAAGGGCTCGGTTCAGGATTGAATATTGCTATGCGCGATCTCGAGATACGAGGTGCCGGGAATATTCTTGGAAAAAAACAGCACGGCATCATGAATATGATCGGGATGAACTTTTATAATCAACTTCTGAAACGGGCTATTGATAAAATAAAAAAAGGAGAGGAGAGAGATATCTTCAAAGTAGAACGCTATAAAACAAAAATTCAATGCGAGATTCCATTCTCACTTCCTGAATACTACATAGAGGACGATGCAATTCGGCTCGATTTCTATAAACGTCTGAACAATCTTGAAGAAGAGACAGACATACAATCCTTAAAAAATGAGATGCGTGACCGGTTTGGACCATTACCGCCGGTTGCAGAATATGTCTTCAAATATTACTATGTATCATTCCTTCTTGCCCGAACATCCATCGCGTCGCTTCTAGTCGGTAAACGAAAACTTGTGATCGATATCGATGGGCACATCCTGACTAAAAACAGGATCGAAGAAATCGTGAAAAATATTCCTTATGAAGTGCAGTTCAACATGACAAAAGGTGCCAGAATTACCATCTTGCTCCCCCACAATAAAATTGACAGCTTCACCGTGAATTTTGACGTTTGTATTCAAATACTTAAAATATTAGGTGCTCATAAAACCTGA
- a CDS encoding peptidylprolyl isomerase, with amino-acid sequence MKIFKIIIILLVGILHFGNMLNADEVDGIAAIVGNQIILTSEVEANYKEFLASAALGQNVTKEEVLQLLVEEKLITEKAERDDITAADGEVEMQLERIIQNIISQFPTYQDFLQVLQNEGLTVDALKDRYREQIAKQVVRDKLLQQEVFSKIDVSEYEKRTYYETHIDSLPDRPKMVKIAEISIKPAMGSESLEQALKKIEDIQDQLKKGGDFETLAQTYSDCPSSAQGGDLGYFGRGQMVPEFEEAAFDLEIGEVSEPVLTEFGYHLIRIDDKRDGEIKARHILVEATLSESDKEKISQLVDDVYQKLQNGEDFIELAKIYSTPSEETEEEVVIDEYPIEQLSEIPQIGMYLKDLNEGDFTEPLEIEGVYYIFKNIGYAEPRPYTYDEVALQLEQIVYQEKQQKAIEDWIDKLKSEIYVKVIEK; translated from the coding sequence ATGAAAATTTTTAAAATCATAATCATACTGTTGGTTGGTATTCTTCATTTTGGAAACATGCTTAATGCAGATGAAGTTGATGGGATCGCTGCAATCGTCGGCAATCAGATCATCCTTACTTCCGAAGTCGAAGCTAATTATAAAGAGTTTCTTGCTTCTGCAGCCCTTGGACAAAATGTTACAAAAGAAGAAGTTCTGCAGCTTCTTGTAGAAGAAAAACTCATCACCGAGAAAGCAGAGCGGGACGACATCACCGCAGCTGATGGTGAAGTAGAGATGCAGCTTGAAAGAATCATACAAAACATCATCTCACAGTTCCCGACCTATCAGGATTTTTTGCAGGTTCTTCAGAACGAAGGTCTTACAGTCGATGCCTTGAAAGACCGCTACCGTGAACAAATCGCAAAACAGGTCGTTCGTGACAAACTTCTCCAGCAGGAAGTATTTTCAAAAATCGACGTCTCAGAATATGAGAAAAGGACCTATTACGAAACCCATATAGACAGCCTGCCGGATAGACCGAAAATGGTTAAGATCGCTGAAATTTCTATCAAGCCAGCAATGGGAAGCGAAAGTCTCGAGCAAGCGCTCAAAAAGATAGAAGATATTCAGGATCAATTGAAAAAAGGTGGAGATTTCGAAACACTAGCTCAAACGTATTCTGACTGCCCTTCTTCAGCACAGGGTGGTGATCTTGGATATTTCGGCCGAGGTCAAATGGTGCCCGAGTTTGAAGAAGCAGCGTTCGATCTGGAAATTGGTGAAGTGAGTGAGCCTGTTCTTACTGAGTTCGGTTACCACCTTATTCGTATCGATGACAAAAGAGATGGTGAGATTAAAGCACGTCATATTCTGGTAGAAGCAACTCTGTCTGAAAGTGATAAGGAAAAAATCTCCCAGCTCGTTGATGACGTGTATCAAAAACTGCAAAATGGTGAGGATTTTATTGAACTGGCAAAGATCTATTCAACTCCCTCTGAAGAGACTGAGGAAGAGGTTGTCATCGATGAATATCCTATTGAGCAGCTTAGCGAAATACCTCAGATCGGCATGTACTTGAAGGATCTTAATGAAGGTGATTTCACCGAACCTTTGGAAATCGAAGGAGTATATTATATCTTCAAGAATATTGGGTATGCTGAACCTCGACCATATACCTATGACGAAGTTGCGTTGCAGCTTGAGCAGATCGTTTACCAGGAAAAGCAGCAAAAAGCTATCGAGGATTGGATAGACAAGTTAAAATCTGAAATCTATGTAAAAGTTATTGAAAAATAG